Below is a genomic region from Candidatus Nitrosocosmicus arcticus.
ATTTTGGGCAATGGCAACAGATCTTTCAGCATTAGATATCATTGGAGCAAATGAAGACGTAAAAGCTGCGTCACCAGGCAAATCACGGGTTTTCACAATAGAATAAATAAATTAATAAGGCCATAATCAACGACCAAAGAACAATGTGCTATGTATTAGATATTGATGAACTTGGAATAATCGTAAAAGAAATAGGTTCGAAGATATCTAATCCTGATACGCAGTTTGAAAGGATTAATGCTATATTTGAGAAACATTATGGAATAAAACTCCCAGATGGTATTAAACGAGCATCGATAGAAAAATTTGGAGATGTCGTAAGCTCCCCGCTGATAATGGAAAGAGCAATAAATTCCATCATAAGTAGAAATGTGATCGAAGGTAAAACTAAAATTATCATAAAAAACCCAAGATCCCTCTACAGAATCGGAATACTTAGTTTTGACGAGACAATAAAACTCGATCTGGTCGTATATGGAAATGTTGGTAATTTTTTTGGAGCGTTTTGCAATTTTGATGGAACATGGATAGTAAAAGGGAACACCGAGAATGGATTGGCAGATAAAGGGTATAAGGGAAAAATAATTGTAGAGGGGTTTGCTACGGAACTGGCGTGTCAAAATAACCAAGCAACTGAATTTAGTAATGGTGTAGACGTCTTGATCAAAAAAGGATGTATGGAAAGAGCGATGGGTCAAGCAAGAGGGGGAAGGCTGGTAACGTTTGGGGCGGGATATAACTCGGGATTATACATGTCAGGTGGAATATTACTTAATTTAGGATTGCCAGGTGAATTGTTTGGTCCCGGGATGGTTGGGGGCGTAATTTATTCTCCCAAAGGAACTACTGCCGCCGAAGGTGCAAAAATTGATACATTGACATTAGAAGATTACTCGATATTAAGGGAAACACTGGGTGTATTTGAAAAAGAACTATGTATTAAATATTTGGATAATTTTTCTATAGAAAATCCCATAATATCTTTGATGAATGATGCATTCGAAAATATTCAAAAATATGATATGCGTGACTTTATCAAAATAGTTCCTAATATAGTATCACAATAATCTAAAATCTTCTTTCGCGGTAATTAAGACTATGTGAGTATTAGTTCTATCTATATATGGTAGCGATAAATCATGCTTGACAAAATCGCTCAGTTCCGAACGATTCTTAAACTTTGCTATGATTATCAAATCAGTCAAGCCTGTAATGTCATAAACTGCACAAACATTTGAAAATTTTGAAATATGTCTTTCTACCTCCATTATTTTATTCTTTATTGCAGTTACTTCAATTACCGCTGTCAAATCAAATCCTATTTTTGCATAATCTATCATTGCCGAGTAGGATTTTATTACATCATCCTTTTCGAGTTTTGATATTCGATTAAGTACTGTAGGTGGAGAAATTCCTAATTCAAATGCTATTTTTCTATACGAACTCCTAGCATCAGTTAGTAGTCTTTTTAATATTTTTGAATCTATTTCATCCATTGATAACTTTTCTATTACTAACTTTATAAATATAAAAAGAATTTAACTTTTATTATTAAGCCTAAAATATTATTGTCATAATATTATTCATTGTAAAAGAATTTCTTCCCTTTAGATGTGTGATTCTGAAAATTTATTTGTAAGACCAAGATAGTTATAGAAAAAAGCTTAGTAATTAAATTATCTAGAAATCTAAAAAATATTTAACCCTCTAATAGTATTTGTAGATTATTTCTGCAGATATATATAGAATCATCGAATGACTATGATGACCAGTATTGGGATTTATTTTAACATTCGTTCAAATGCTTGTTATTACTTTCGCTGTTTATACAATTGCAAGCAATGATGCTTTTGGCTATTCCATTCCTGAGGAGATGGATTATTCCGTTCCGTTCGATTTTCTATCTTCTGCCGAGGATGATAGTTTAGATGTTAATAATTCCCTTAATGAAACTAAAAGTATTGGCCCAAAAATAGATGATACATACTTGGCGGGGGAAGTCGATTCTGATATATTTATTGAGCGTGAGACCGCGAGGGTCAAAAACAATGATCATAGTTACTATGCATATGACAAAGATTTGGAGAATGAGAATGCTTTGAGCAAGTTGTATGAATCTGAATCCACTGATACCAAAAAGAATTCAAATTTACAAATGCATGCTTACAAAAATAAGTATGCGGATAAAAATGATGAATTAAAAAGTGAAAACATGAAAAAAAGTTCTAAAATAAGAATTAATGATGGAAAAATCGCAATAATCAATTTTGATGATAATTGGAAAGGCCAATATGAAAATACAAAAGCTATCCTTGATGAATATCAGTTCAAATCGACGTTTTATGTTGTATGTGATTATGTCGGAGGAAAAAATAGATTGACTTGGCAACAAATTCAGAACTTACAAGAAGAAGGACATGAAGTAGGCTCTCACACGATGAATCATGAAAATTTAGACAAAATCACACATGATATTAAATATAAAGAGATTGTTCAGTCAAAGAAATGTATTGAGGATAACGGATTTAAGGTTAACAGTTTTTCATATCCGTTTAATTCGGGTGACGATAATCAAGAAACTTTAGAATTAGTATCAAATACATATGATTTTGCTAGAACTGCAGGCGGCCACGCCGGTAGCGACCATATTGGTAATTATAAAGGCTATGAACGATACACCATCGTGGGATGGAGCCATGATGCCGAAAGGAAAGAGAACAATTACTCTGATTTACAAATGCTAGATGAGTTTAAAGATTATGTAAATCAATATGATAAAAAAAATCCGAATGTTGGTAGCATACCCATCATAATTTACCATAACATTGATGATAATAAAGAGGCGTATAGCACGAGCATCGATTTATTTAGGTCTGAAATGCGATATCTTTACGAAAGTGGTTTCAGAGTAGTTACAATGAATGAAGTATATGGCCAAAATTGATGAATACAATTTGAATTGTATGACCGGTGGATAGGAATAATCATTTAACGAAATCTTATGACTTGAATAGACTTTATCTCATTGGTGAATACCAGAAATAAAACGCCTGAGTATATGTGTTATGAACTGTACTTGTACTGTCTGGTTATGTGGTAAGGATTTATCAAAATACGTTTCCGAGAATAAAAAATAAAAATTCAGATATAATAGTCATAAAGTAGAGCTGAGTATATCTTTATCCTATTTATAATATAGTCTCATACAGTAAATATGGATACAAAAATAGATTGGAATGATACTATAAAAAAAGAAGCTAGAGGGATTGATGATTTAGATTTAGGCGAGGTTCAAGATGTAGCAGATGATAAGGTTATCGTTCAAAAAGGTATTATTGAGAAAAATATTTTTCACATACCTAAAAGCCTAATCAAAAGCTATGATGGACAAGTTCTTCGATTTAATATTTCTGAAGGTGAACTAAAAAGTTACGAGGTTGAATCATCCCCTACACCTTCAGTTAGGGAACAATATCTGTCCACAACGGACATTAATAGTGGAGGTGGCAGCAGTGGAGGAATACAAATAGAAAGGGATACTACAAAATTAAATGATGATCCTCAACCCTAATAATGAAATCCTTCAGGGTAAAATTATTTAGGAAAGCCAATACGATGTACTAAAAATTAGGGTTTCTTGTTAACAAATTGATTTTCTAATTTCATTGGGTTTTTTTAACTACGTTGATACTTATTCTCTTAATAACCCGCAGTTGATAGTTATTTAGTAGATAATGCTTCGTATGGATTAAATCTAGAGGCTTCAGATATTGCAAGTTCGGAGATTAGTATCATTTAGTTTGCAGAACAGTCTATCAGTCTTTTTTCAATGTAAGTTAATTTAGTTATAGTTAGTCAGTCATTGAAAATATCTAGTAGCCATCTAGGTTGACGGGTGATGATTCATTACTTTCTCGTTGTTTCTCCCTACATATCTCATTGTTCGGGCGGGCGCTCCAATCCTTTATCCCATTGAAAGTGATAGCACCACATTTAAGGGGGACGTCTGAACGTCAAATCTTGTCTTAGATGATCTCATTGTGTTGAATAGAATTACTCTGGGAACAAGAAAATGTAATTTATGGAAATCCTATCAATACTAATAATACTTCGTGTTGTACTTTATTAATATCAATCTATGCTGGACTACTACTGCAGTATCAAGAATTCAATCGATAAAGGATTTAGGATCTACAATTGAATTAATGAAAGAACAATATTATACTCTTGATTTTCATATATTGTGTACATTATAGCTTTAATTTTATACAAGCAGTTATTGTGCATATTTAATTAAGTGAAATTCATCGGGCGACTTTTACAATTCTAAATATTGTGGATAATGCGATATTTATGCATAACCTCTATCAGTTATTTAAAGTATCTTTTGCAACATATATAGAATAATCATAACGCAACCTGAAAGTAAAAGCAAAATAGGTTTGAATGTAAAAGACCTTCTCACGATAAAAACGGGCGAATTAATCGCAAAGACTGAAGAATTAAGAGAGGTAAATGAATCTCTTCATCTTTTGAATGATGAAATAAGACAGAAAACAGAAGAAATAAGAAATACAAAAAAGGATTTATCAGAAACAGAAAGGGACCTCCTTGTAGCGTATGACAAACTGACAAATATCAACAAAAAGTTCACATTAACCAGTCAAGAGCTGGCAAACGTCAATATGGAACTCGTTGTGGCCAATGAACAGATAAAGGAACATCTATTAAATCAAAAAGAATTCATAGATATTACAGCTCATGAACTAAGGACACCAATCCAGGCCATATCCGGAAATTTCGAATTGATTGAAATGGACATCCCCTCACTTTTGCAGAATTCCTTAACAGGCCAAAATAATATCAATAATGAATTTGAAGGTTTAATTAAAGATAAGCCTAGGCTAGAACAATTTACAAACAGACTAATATCAACATTTAGAAGTTCTCAGAGACTCGAGAAACTTGTAAATGATATTTTAGACACATCGAGAATTGAAAGTAATAGATTTGAGTTACATAAAGAATCCTTTAATTTAAACGAAAAAATACAGAATGTAATCAAAGATATTTACAATAAGACCAGTCTTAGTTCGCATCAAGGTAATTCAACTGTACGCAGTAGCATAGTTTTTGAACCACAAGATGATCCTATTATTGTATTTGCAGATAAAATAAGGATTTTTGAAGTTCTCTCAAACTTGATAAATAATGCAATCAAATTTTCAAATGGTAAACCCATTACTATTTCAGTTAAAAGGCCTCAAATTAATGGGAATAAAATGAACCCTGTCAATGACGAAGACGTTGAATATGGAGAAAGAGATAACTCGAAGAAAAAAGATGAATTTGTACTGGTATACATTCAAGATAAAGGAAAAGGTATTGACGAAGAAGTTTTACCACGACTATTCAACAAGTTTGTGACTAAATCTGATCAAGGTACCGGTTTAGGTCTGTTCATCGCCAAAAATATTATCGAAGCACATGGGGGTCGAATTTGGGCTCAAAATAACAAGAATGAAAAAGGGTCAACCTTCACGTTTTGTTTACCCATAAACAAGTGATCCTGTATTCCAATACCAACTGGTTAAGTCGATATAATGCTGACTCGCATTTGGTAATAGGCTCAAATAATAAACTACCATTCATTGCTTTTCATCAAGTATGAACTGAATGTACCCTGCTTATACTTAAATAATATTATAACCTAGCAAGTTATGAACAAATTTAGTAAAGCCGATTTCATATTATGTAGTAACTGCAATCACTCAAAATCAATACATGCTTTTTATGGGCGAATAAATATTCATAAATGCTTGGTTTGTACATGTCAGACATTTGCATATTAAATCGTGCCTTAAACTATTGATATTTGGTTACCAATCGTTTAAGATGTACATGTTTTGGTTGTATATTAAAAACCTCGTAATCGCATATTAAATATATTTGCCTATACTGAATGCTATTGAAACACCATTATTCCAAACTAAATCCTTTAGATCATGTGTAGCAATATACC
It encodes:
- a CDS encoding polysaccharide deacetylase family protein, with product MGFILTFVQMLVITFAVYTIASNDAFGYSIPEEMDYSVPFDFLSSAEDDSLDVNNSLNETKSIGPKIDDTYLAGEVDSDIFIERETARVKNNDHSYYAYDKDLENENALSKLYESESTDTKKNSNLQMHAYKNKYADKNDELKSENMKKSSKIRINDGKIAIINFDDNWKGQYENTKAILDEYQFKSTFYVVCDYVGGKNRLTWQQIQNLQEEGHEVGSHTMNHENLDKITHDIKYKEIVQSKKCIEDNGFKVNSFSYPFNSGDDNQETLELVSNTYDFARTAGGHAGSDHIGNYKGYERYTIVGWSHDAERKENNYSDLQMLDEFKDYVNQYDKKNPNVGSIPIIIYHNIDDNKEAYSTSIDLFRSEMRYLYESGFRVVTMNEVYGQN
- a CDS encoding sensor histidine kinase encodes the protein MNVKDLLTIKTGELIAKTEELREVNESLHLLNDEIRQKTEEIRNTKKDLSETERDLLVAYDKLTNINKKFTLTSQELANVNMELVVANEQIKEHLLNQKEFIDITAHELRTPIQAISGNFELIEMDIPSLLQNSLTGQNNINNEFEGLIKDKPRLEQFTNRLISTFRSSQRLEKLVNDILDTSRIESNRFELHKESFNLNEKIQNVIKDIYNKTSLSSHQGNSTVRSSIVFEPQDDPIIVFADKIRIFEVLSNLINNAIKFSNGKPITISVKRPQINGNKMNPVNDEDVEYGERDNSKKKDEFVLVYIQDKGKGIDEEVLPRLFNKFVTKSDQGTGLGLFIAKNIIEAHGGRIWAQNNKNEKGSTFTFCLPINK
- a CDS encoding Lrp/AsnC family transcriptional regulator, whose product is MDEIDSKILKRLLTDARSSYRKIAFELGISPPTVLNRISKLEKDDVIKSYSAMIDYAKIGFDLTAVIEVTAIKNKIMEVERHISKFSNVCAVYDITGLTDLIIIAKFKNRSELSDFVKHDLSLPYIDRTNTHIVLITAKEDFRLL